The DNA window cggagactgttGTGCccccgtctcgtccaccacatggtacaatatttctattaatattgaatccttccgttgcaatcttatcagtTTTATCCTACTCCCTTGTTCTACTTCTAgcattgaattttctattttttccaagtccatttcttctttgtcctcttgtccgctcgtctgtcgttcctctttgctcgggcctaatcgggagttctcttcttgtgtaCCATTAAAGGAATCATctttttcagaaaacaaatcctccaagttcattgcttccaggttcatttttttctttgtcctcttgtccactcgtctgtcattcctctttccTCGAGCCtattcgggagttctcttcttgcgtaccatcaagggaatccttttcttCGGAAAACAAAACCTCCAAGTTCATTTCTTCCAGATCCTTTTTTTCTtcgtcctcttgtccactcgtctgttgctcctcttcgctcgggcttactcgggaatTCTCCTCTTGTGTATCATCAAcagaatcctcttcttcggaaaacaaaacctctaagttcattgctcctttgatttctttttcttctttgttctcttgtccgctcatctgtcgttcctctttacTCAGGCCTCTTCGTGAGTTCTTTTTTTGTGTATCCTCTTCTTCGTAAAAATAACCCTCCatgttcatcgctccttcgatttccttttcttcttcagcAGGCACTtttttcttcatactcctagtcgtaacacagctaggaaacagatacgggtagtccttcttgagttcagttttaggactatacttcaatggtttctccgttacaatggtaCAAGGCATGAACGGtgctccactaacctcattactcagcaggatgtctactccttcgacagccaataaaTACTTTACCGCAacgtcaaaattacctgtcaccaagtCGCATGACAATTTCAAGCGGCAAATATGGGTGACCTCCTCACTCCCTATGCCCTTAAAGATAaccgagtcccctgtgagagactgttctacCAATGAGTGTACTCCTCATATCctcacactatggttacaacctgtgtcgagCAATATCCTGACCGCGGTtcgctcactcctgtctattgctggtaacataccttcataaatatatggtttaaagtcatccacgctgtttgggttcgtcctgttcgtcgtgcaaacgttagctggtttattttcctctccatcctttcccaattgcttcttcgtctttgcattctgtgaaatcGAATTATTCTTAGTCACctgggcaactgctttcggttggtaggaccaacattccttactgatatggcctctcttgctaaacttaaaacagacaatattaaccttctccacatctttcacaatacttgaaggaggacgattcgacgttcGTTGCTGTGGTGCtgtcgcattctgcttagggacagtaccagggctacttccgttgtaactgttgaacttgttccgtagttattactgaactggtttccatggttcggcgattACTTGAAACTTGGTTGGAAcggcggttgaaacttcatgcccgaggagggtttacgactgataatgtAATTTTCACTCAGCGatgcggctttatcaagtttcttcacctctctctctctcaagtacgttcaaatatgttcaggaattcctcgtagatactgctctagtattatcaattcttctaaatcagccttctctTTTACGTTAGCATCCTCTATCCTTCTCTTAAAACAATGTCGTaacttataagcgtaatccaggaaagttatcttattttcctttctcaAATTTGGAATCTTTTatcataatattcaggggtcatttgatacacttgcagcacgctcctcttcacttcttgatactccatcatCTGGTCCTGAGATGAGGATAAATAAGCACtgcagcccttcccaaagagcacactctgccataacacagaccatttatcttctggccatttcatcgttgcTGTTACCGTTCCAAAATAATCGAAGAACTCATGTGGAGACTTTTGTAaatcttggaattaacctctgggcttccgacacattaaacactggatcgtgtTTAGCAGGGGCTGCCCCGGTTTGCATTGTCAGCTGTGCATGGGCGTTCAACAACTCCAACTCCCACgcatacctcgcttcttccatctctttctcttcttgcctTGCTTTCATTATCCTTGCGTGTCTTGCAATATctctcttcttctcgtcttgcttccatttctttggCACATCGtttttcttctccctcttcttcttctcgtcttgcttccatttctttcgcacATTGtttttcttctccctcttcttcttcttgtcttgcttccatttccttttcttttgccACCATCTTAAACTttatcaaattctcctccgctgcaatttgTCGAAGCCTCTACAcccttatctgctttcatgccttcagtttgtgggtcaaccggtctttgcttcgctaaaaattcttccttagTTTCCTCCAATGGTTCTCGAGCTTCCACAATATTCTCTTCAAACAACTTTACagaatttatcaacgcttctaaggctagacacttcatGTGGGCTTTATTCATCCAACTCGTTGCATGGCTGCCACATGCCATTATGATAGAGAGCCAATGAGCTTTAATTACtgtagcttctgacaattcctgaacacttgggttattcaaaaactcttggatattaaaccgTGCAATCCTGTAATTTAACGATGCTGCGcatggcccatgagagactgggaagacactttggggtaacatgtACTACTCAGATGATCCAGCATCAGTTCTGGCTGACT is part of the Palaemon carinicauda isolate YSFRI2023 chromosome 15, ASM3689809v2, whole genome shotgun sequence genome and encodes:
- the LOC137653966 gene encoding eukaryotic translation initiation factor 5B-like, with amino-acid sequence MVAKEKEMEARQEEEEGEEKQCAKEMEARREEEEGEEKRCAKEMEARREEERYCKTRKDNESKARRERDGRSEGIGSEEVTHICRLKLSCDLVTGNFDVAVKYLLAVEGVDILLSNEVSGAPFMPCTIVTEKPLKYSPKTELKKDYPYLFPSCVTTRSMKKKVPAEEEKEIEGAMNMEGYFYEEEDTQKKNSRRGLSKEERQMSGQENKEEKEIKGAMNLEVLFSEEEDSVDDTQEENSRVSPSEEEQQTSGQEDEEKKDLEEMNLEVLFSEEKDSLDGTQEENSRIGSRKEE